Proteins encoded within one genomic window of Tigriopus californicus strain San Diego chromosome 12, Tcal_SD_v2.1, whole genome shotgun sequence:
- the LOC131892033 gene encoding uncharacterized protein LOC131892033 — protein sequence MLSLDVAQRHGLRLDATSDTVRAANGDQMSVAGRIVLELTVNSRTAYVDCLVSSCMRNSMLISWHDLQNLGVIGSAFPLAASGEINTAVEGSSAIEEMTQDLRRQFHDVLSDSLAPDQRVVGDPIQIRLTEDAVPYHANTSCPILLHYCAEADATIKRLLDSGRISRVEEATTWCARAHFVPKEGGKAGLCLVTDYRVINKFINSFCQAKKLLTSSLLVKQFDEKLETFLLLDASRLHGLGFMLMQKEKNGHPRIVQCGSFSLTPAQRNYAAIELECLAILHAVHKCDSYLRGCAFTVMTDHKPLVGIFAKDIIDIHNVRLAKFRKALSSFSFQIKWTPGKDNLIADALSRTPLFPCEPDHADCMLQVVSQEIDHLDPKLAFILSSIDEGYKKLIQEVRSHASARDLPPTSSALSFKSSWSDLSILPVEGAELLLCDGKIVPPMSARPEILRRLHLSHQGLEKTKLHAKLFAWPGMASDTKGMIDACTQCQTYRPSKPVEGRRSELSTSPMTRVGLDPADTFPADIGSSWSMKLLVSSGPNLWHNYTPNPLFNPSQNGLTFSATPFSSHQITAHNFDRSLQPGAYIKASPSSQPARIIPIQMA from the coding sequence ATGCTATCCTTGGACGTGGCCCAGAGGCATGGTCTTCGGCTGGATGCAACCAGTGACACGGTAAGAGCGGCTAATGGTGATCAAATGTCCGTGGCCGGCCGAATTGTCCTTGAACTCACTGTCAACAGCAGAACGGCGTATGTGGACTGCCTGGTCTCTTCATGTATGCGTAATTCCATGCTCATCTCATGGCATGACCTCCAGAATCTTGGAGTCATCGGTTCTGCCTTCCCTTTGGCGGCCTCCGGGGAGATTAACACAGCAGTTGAAGGTTCCAGCGCAATAGAAGAAATGACACAGGACCTGAGGAGGCAGTTCCACGATGTACTGTCAGATTCCCTGGCTCCGGATCAACGCGTCGTGGGTGATCCCATCCAAATCAGATTGACAGAGGACGCTGTTCCGTATCACGCCAATACCTCATGTCCCATTCTGCTGCATTATTGCGCTGAAGCCGACGCAACTATCAAACGGTTGCTTGATTCAGGCCGAATTTCTCGTGTAGAGGAGGCTACAACATGGTGTGCTCGTGCTCACTTCGTCCCTAAAGAAGGAGGCAAGGCCGGGCTTTGTTTGGTCACAGATTACAGGGTGATcaacaaattcatcaattcattttgcCAAGCCAAGAAATTGCTGACCTCTTCCCTCCTTGTGAAGCAGTTTGATGAAAAACTGGAGACTTTTCTGCTATTGGACGCTTCGAGGTTACACGGCCTCGGCTTCATGCTGATGCAAAAAGAGAAGAATGGACATCCACGAATAGTGCAATGTGGCTCGTTCAGCCTGACGCCTGCTCAGCGGAATTATGCAGCCATCGAGCTTGAGTGTCTTGCAATTTTGCACGCAGTGCACAAATGCGATTCTTATTTGAGAGGGTGTGCATTCACTGTTATGACAGACCATAAGCCGCTCGTGggaatttttgcaaaagacatTATTGACATTCATAACGTGCGACTTGCAAAATTCCGCAAGGCcctctcatctttctctttccagATCAAGTGGACGCCTGGAAAAGACAATCTCATTGCTGACGCGCTTTCACGCACTCCGCTGTTCCCATGTGAGCCAGATCACGCCGATTGTATGCTCCAAGTCGTGTCTCAAGAAATCGACCACCTTGATCccaaattggccttcattcTCTCCTCCATTGATGAAGGGTACAAAAAGTTGATTCAGGAGGTGCGGAGTCATGCATCTGCGCGGGATCTGCCCCCTACAAGTTCAGCTTTATCCTTCAAATCTTCATGGAGCGACCTCAGCATTCTTCCTGTCGAAGGTGCTGAGCTGCTCCTTTGTGATGGGAAAATTGTCCCGCCAATGTCAGCTCGGCCTGAAATTCTACGCCGGCTTCATCTTTCCCACCAAGGCCTGGAAAAAACTAAGCTGCATGCGAAGCTGTTTGCATGGCCAGGCATGGCCAGTGATACCAAGGGCATGATCGACGCATGCACCCAATGTCAGACATACCGCCCTTCTAAACCAGTTGAGGGGCGGCGCTCCGAATTATCAACCAGCCCCATGACCCGTGTGGGACTGGATCCAGCAGACACTTTTCCAGCAGACATTGGCTCATCATGGTCAATGAAGCTTCTGGTTTCATCTGGACCAAACCTCTGGCACAATTACACTCCAAATCCATTATTCAATCCCTCTCAGAATGGTTTGACGTTTTCAGCGAccccattttcatcacatCAGATAACGGCCCACAATTTCGATCGGAGTTTGCAGCCTGGTGCTTACATAAAGGCATCACCTTCGAGCCAGCCAGCCCGCATCATCCCAATTCAAATGGCCTAG